The Clostridioides difficile genome has a segment encoding these proteins:
- a CDS encoding cobalamin biosynthesis protein P47K, whose product MKTILISGSSSVGKTALIKHLIPYLKSSGLNPSICKIDCLATDDDLIYKKLNIPYIVGLSKDICPDHFLISNINELILWAKNKSSDILLIETAGLCNRCSPATNKTLHICVCDCTSSFKTPQKLGPMLSESDAIVLSKIDMVSQAEREIISFNIKKINPNSNIFFIDGLVGFGVELISNYIKSANISNNDEHLLRHTMPSGVCSYCIGECRIGDEFQQGVVSKMNFRGEF is encoded by the coding sequence ATGAAAACTATATTAATTTCTGGTTCATCTTCTGTAGGGAAGACTGCTTTAATAAAACATTTAATTCCGTACTTGAAATCTAGTGGGCTTAACCCTTCAATATGTAAAATAGATTGTCTAGCTACTGATGATGATTTAATATATAAAAAATTGAATATACCTTATATTGTTGGACTTAGTAAAGATATATGTCCAGACCATTTTCTCATTTCAAACATAAACGAACTTATACTTTGGGCTAAAAATAAAAGTAGTGATATTTTACTGATAGAAACTGCTGGGCTTTGCAATAGGTGTTCACCTGCAACAAATAAAACACTACATATATGTGTATGTGATTGTACATCTAGCTTTAAGACTCCTCAAAAACTAGGTCCTATGTTAAGTGAAAGTGATGCTATAGTTCTAAGTAAAATAGACATGGTATCACAAGCAGAAAGAGAGATAATATCATTTAATATAAAAAAAATAAATCCTAATTCTAATATATTTTTTATAGATGGATTAGTTGGTTTTGGTGTAGAATTAATTTCAAACTATATAAAAAGTGCTAATATTTCAAACAATGACGAACATTTATTAAGACATACAATGCCAAGTGGAGTATGTTCTTATTGTATTGGAGAGTGTAGAATTGGTGATGAATTCCAACAAGGTGTAGTTTCTAAAATGAATTTTAGAGGTGAATTTTAA
- a CDS encoding anion permease, whose product MNKKQLMKFLLVAAIPIIVWSLPTPQGLKKETWDIVALYLGLLAGLVIKPFKEPIITLIIVGVALMFMDESILLHGYSDKMTWFLVVVTIVCTAFVKTGLGKRMAYNLLLRAGDSTLGLGYLMMISDLILSPATGSNASRTTIIYPIFRNIAEGAGSKPDDEPKKLGAYLTVLTYVVSQGTAALFLTGMATNAITVSLATSMLGVNLTWGTWFMASVVPAGLFLLVAPLIVYKIYKPGLTHLTDIKPQIRKDLESLGTITKHEKILVVFFILAILGWMFGEKIPFVNLNMQVVGFVFLALVLIAGILDWDDVIGAKGAWNVFIWYGAFYGIAGSLADAGFYNWLADKLGTVLNLSDVNGLLVTVVLLLVSLAVRYFFVSNSAFVASFYPVLFAIVLSTKANPMVVTLLLAFFASYGALLTHYGNGAGLIAFASGYVSQKDFWKVGTIMVMIALAIFLVIGLPYWKIIGLW is encoded by the coding sequence ATGAATAAAAAACAGTTGATGAAATTCTTACTTGTTGCAGCTATACCGATAATTGTATGGAGCTTACCTACACCACAAGGATTAAAGAAAGAAACTTGGGATATTGTTGCTTTATATCTAGGTTTACTGGCAGGTCTTGTTATTAAACCATTTAAAGAGCCAATAATTACATTAATCATTGTAGGTGTAGCCCTTATGTTTATGGACGAGTCAATACTGCTTCATGGATATTCGGATAAAATGACTTGGTTTTTAGTTGTTGTAACTATTGTCTGTACGGCATTTGTAAAGACTGGATTAGGAAAACGTATGGCGTACAACCTTTTACTAAGAGCAGGAGATTCTACTCTAGGACTTGGATATTTAATGATGATAAGTGATTTAATACTTAGCCCTGCTACAGGTTCAAATGCTTCTAGAACAACTATTATATACCCTATATTTAGAAATATAGCAGAAGGTGCAGGTTCTAAACCTGATGATGAGCCAAAAAAATTAGGTGCATATTTAACAGTATTAACATATGTAGTCTCTCAAGGTACAGCAGCATTATTCTTGACAGGTATGGCAACTAATGCGATAACAGTTTCTTTGGCAACAAGTATGTTGGGCGTTAACTTAACTTGGGGAACTTGGTTTATGGCATCAGTTGTGCCAGCAGGTTTATTTTTACTAGTAGCACCACTTATAGTATATAAAATATATAAGCCAGGTTTAACTCACTTAACAGATATTAAACCACAGATAAGAAAAGATTTAGAATCATTAGGTACTATTACAAAACACGAAAAGATATTAGTTGTGTTCTTTATCCTTGCAATTCTTGGATGGATGTTTGGTGAAAAAATACCTTTTGTAAACTTAAATATGCAAGTAGTAGGATTTGTATTCTTAGCATTAGTTCTTATAGCAGGTATTTTAGATTGGGATGATGTTATTGGTGCTAAAGGAGCATGGAATGTATTTATATGGTATGGTGCATTTTATGGTATTGCTGGTTCATTAGCTGATGCAGGTTTTTACAATTGGTTGGCTGATAAATTAGGTACTGTACTTAATCTATCAGATGTAAATGGATTATTAGTTACAGTTGTACTATTGTTAGTGAGTTTGGCAGTTAGATACTTCTTTGTATCAAATAGTGCATTTGTAGCATCTTTTTATCCTGTACTATTTGCAATAGTTTTATCTACTAAAGCAAATCCTATGGTAGTTACATTATTGCTAGCATTCTTTGCAAGTTATGGAGCTTTATTGACTCATTATGGAAATGGAGCTGGTCTTATAGCATTTGCATCAGGGTATGTATCTCAAAAAGATTTCTGGAAAGTAGGTACTATCATGGTTATGATTGCATTAGCAATATTCTTAGTAATAGGCTTACCTTATTGGAAAATAATTGGATTATGGTAA
- a CDS encoding sigma 54-interacting transcriptional regulator translates to MKNEIVVIAPSKLFSDTVYEVLEELHIKIPSYIATGKETIQLADNLINLGTKVIITRGQNVDLLRKHVSIPIIDVGYKYEDIFYSYKKALKYSSKIGFIGLESSYKTAKRFKEISNFDLEIPKLNSFYEFEDTIKELIDNGTEIFIGGKTTKEITSKYNKTCIETEVEKSSIHASINEAIHLYNIGIEKRINNSITEEILECTHSGIIAIDKNHSPLFINNQAKRLLFNQVDKFIKDYLTSGDISDSLKNGHSICNNIINFKSSSLTFDCFPIIIDSLHFGCVATIQDIENIQSTEKEIRESLISKSHCAKNNFNDILGSSDALMHSVNMAKKFAKSDSTIIITGESGTGKEIFAQSIHNYSNRFNGPFVAINCAAIPENILESELFGYVKGAFTGARNEGKAGVFELAHNGTIFLDEIGEISKDVQVKLLRVLQEREVTRIGDTKVVPINVRVITATNKNLVEQIDNNNFREDLFYRLCVLKLDLPPLRERKEDIEQLTYAIISHYNKPVSISDSALKILSRYDFPGNIRQLKNIVERLVVMCDDNFIDEYLVSEILTSEPHFRKDISLTPTIDYYPILEENKIVDYEKKLILETLEKNNGVKSVTASQLGISTTTLWRKLKKYQLSD, encoded by the coding sequence ATGAAAAACGAGATAGTAGTTATTGCTCCTTCTAAGTTATTTTCAGATACTGTATATGAAGTACTTGAAGAACTACATATAAAAATTCCATCATACATTGCTACAGGTAAAGAAACTATACAACTAGCAGATAACCTAATTAACTTAGGAACTAAAGTAATAATTACTCGTGGGCAAAATGTTGATTTATTGCGTAAACATGTCTCAATTCCTATAATAGATGTTGGATATAAGTATGAAGACATATTTTATTCGTACAAAAAAGCACTTAAGTATTCTTCAAAAATAGGGTTTATAGGTTTAGAGTCATCATATAAAACAGCTAAACGATTTAAAGAAATCTCCAACTTTGATTTGGAAATACCCAAGTTAAATTCTTTTTATGAATTTGAAGATACAATAAAAGAATTAATTGATAATGGAACTGAAATTTTTATAGGTGGTAAAACAACAAAGGAAATCACCTCCAAATACAATAAAACCTGTATAGAGACTGAAGTTGAAAAGTCTTCTATTCATGCATCTATTAATGAAGCAATTCATCTATATAACATAGGAATTGAAAAGAGAATAAACAACTCTATTACAGAAGAAATTTTAGAATGTACACATAGTGGTATAATTGCCATTGATAAAAATCACTCGCCACTTTTTATAAATAATCAAGCAAAAAGGTTACTATTTAATCAAGTTGATAAATTTATAAAAGATTATTTAACTTCTGGTGATATTTCAGATTCACTGAAGAATGGACACTCTATATGTAATAATATAATTAATTTTAAAAGTTCTTCTCTAACATTTGATTGTTTCCCAATTATAATTGATAGTTTACATTTTGGATGTGTTGCAACTATACAAGATATCGAAAATATTCAATCAACGGAAAAAGAAATAAGAGAGAGTTTAATTTCAAAATCTCATTGTGCAAAAAACAATTTTAACGATATATTGGGTTCAAGTGATGCATTAATGCACTCAGTAAACATGGCTAAGAAATTTGCCAAATCTGATTCTACAATTATAATAACTGGCGAATCTGGTACTGGAAAAGAAATATTTGCTCAAAGTATACATAATTATAGTAATAGATTTAATGGGCCTTTTGTTGCTATAAACTGTGCAGCTATACCTGAAAATATACTTGAAAGTGAATTATTTGGCTATGTAAAGGGAGCTTTTACAGGTGCTAGAAATGAAGGAAAAGCAGGGGTATTTGAGTTAGCACATAATGGGACTATATTTTTAGATGAAATTGGAGAAATTTCTAAAGATGTCCAAGTCAAACTGCTTCGAGTATTGCAGGAGAGGGAAGTTACTAGAATAGGTGATACTAAAGTTGTACCTATTAATGTAAGAGTTATAACAGCTACTAATAAAAACTTAGTGGAGCAGATTGATAATAATAATTTTAGAGAAGATTTATTTTACAGACTTTGTGTATTGAAGCTAGATTTACCTCCTCTTAGGGAGCGAAAAGAAGATATCGAACAACTTACATATGCTATTATATCTCATTATAACAAACCAGTGTCAATATCTGATTCTGCACTTAAAATTTTAAGTAGATATGACTTTCCTGGTAATATAAGACAATTAAAAAATATAGTAGAAAGACTCGTAGTTATGTGTGACGATAATTTTATAGATGAATACTTAGTTTCTGAAATTTTAACTTCTGAGCCACATTTTCGAAAGGATATAAGTTTAACTCCTACAATAGATTATTATCCTATTTTGGAAGAGAATAAAATTGTAGATTATGAAAAAAAATTGATTCTTGAAACGTTAGAGAAAAATAATGGAGTAAAATCTGTTACTGCAAGTCAGCTAGGTATCAGTACTACTACTCTTTGGCGTAAACTTAAAAAGTATCAACTTTCGGATTAA
- a CDS encoding amidohydrolase family protein, which yields MLDLLIVNGHVVDPKNNVNGNKTIAIYNGKVTEYKHGDKAKHTIDAIGKFVFPGLIDAHAHMFADGTEIGIYPDSTYLPTGVTSAIDCSAGVANYQLFKSSIVARSKVNIKSFLQVCSAGLVTTSYHECINPKYFNHEKIERIYNENKDNILGLKIRLSENLVEGLGIEPLKETIKIAEKIGCPVEVHCTNLPVPTEEVLSILRPGDIFEHVYQGVQNTILDSNGNLYECVNKARERGIIFDTGEGRKHGDFEVMLKAKEQGFIADICSTDLVLESMFRRPIFSLPNLMTRYICMGISLYDVVKMTTQNPAKLMKMENQIGCLSEGANADIAIFDIMDVKQTYTDWKGSKFEADKLLKTEMTIKDGFIVYCAPDYIYEN from the coding sequence ATGCTAGATTTACTTATTGTAAATGGACATGTAGTAGACCCTAAAAATAATGTAAATGGAAATAAAACAATTGCTATATATAATGGAAAAGTAACTGAATATAAGCATGGTGATAAGGCAAAACACACAATAGATGCAATAGGTAAATTTGTTTTTCCAGGGTTGATTGATGCACATGCTCATATGTTTGCAGATGGAACTGAAATTGGTATATATCCAGATAGCACCTATCTTCCAACAGGTGTTACTAGTGCAATTGATTGTTCAGCAGGAGTAGCAAACTACCAACTCTTTAAATCTTCAATTGTAGCTAGAAGTAAAGTAAATATAAAAAGTTTCTTACAAGTTTGTTCAGCAGGCTTAGTAACTACTAGCTATCATGAATGTATTAACCCAAAGTATTTTAATCATGAAAAAATAGAAAGAATCTACAATGAAAATAAAGATAATATATTAGGTTTAAAAATAAGATTAAGTGAAAATTTAGTAGAAGGTCTAGGAATAGAGCCATTAAAAGAGACTATTAAAATAGCTGAAAAAATAGGTTGCCCTGTTGAAGTGCATTGTACAAATTTACCAGTTCCTACAGAGGAAGTGTTAAGTATATTAAGACCAGGAGACATATTTGAGCATGTATACCAAGGTGTTCAAAACACTATCCTCGACTCAAATGGCAATTTATATGAATGTGTAAATAAAGCAAGAGAAAGAGGAATCATATTTGATACAGGAGAAGGCAGAAAACATGGTGATTTTGAAGTCATGCTAAAAGCAAAAGAACAAGGATTTATAGCTGATATTTGTAGTACAGATTTGGTACTAGAAAGCATGTTTAGAAGGCCTATATTCTCTCTACCAAATCTTATGACTAGATACATATGTATGGGAATAAGTCTATATGATGTTGTAAAAATGACAACACAAAATCCAGCTAAGCTTATGAAAATGGAAAATCAAATAGGATGCCTATCAGAAGGTGCAAATGCAGATATAGCAATATTTGACATTATGGATGTTAAACAAACTTATACAGATTGGAAAGGTAGTAAATTCGAGGCAGATAAATTATTAAAAACAGAAATGACAATCAAAGATGGATTTATAGTATATTGTGCCCCAGATTACATATATGAAAATTAA
- a CDS encoding BhlA/UviB family holin-like peptide, with translation MESDILKLASTQGIWSVLSIFLIFYIIKTQKIFDERQNDRENNYQILIKDLTDRLKVIEKIYKEIKSIKKI, from the coding sequence ATGGAAAGTGATATTTTGAAATTAGCATCAACACAAGGTATATGGTCTGTTTTAAGTATTTTTTTAATTTTTTATATAATAAAAACACAAAAAATATTTGATGAAAGACAAAATGATAGAGAAAATAATTATCAAATTTTAATAAAGGATTTAACTGATAGATTAAAAGTTATAGAAAAAATATATAAAGAAATAAAAAGTATTAAAAAAATATAA
- a CDS encoding RraA family protein gives MTIGNRVYLKRDLPDKELVKRFSVLPAANVGDCMYRSSALSSEIKLLSSPKNKMCGVALTVKSRPGDNLMLHQALNIAQEGDVIILSNNRDRTQAIMGEIMYKYLADFKKVAGIVIDGPIRDIDVISKSNCPIYATGTTPGGPYKEGPGEVNVPISIGGIAVNPGDIILGDQDGVIVIPKNDAVDLIDKAEANAQQDHAKVVKASEGTANREWVKETLEKKGVQIIDDVYRV, from the coding sequence ATGACAATAGGAAATAGAGTATATTTAAAAAGAGATTTACCAGATAAAGAACTTGTAAAAAGATTTAGTGTGTTACCAGCAGCTAATGTAGGAGATTGTATGTATAGGTCAAGTGCATTAAGTTCAGAGATAAAGTTACTGTCTTCACCAAAAAACAAAATGTGTGGAGTTGCATTAACAGTGAAATCAAGACCAGGAGATAATTTAATGCTTCATCAAGCTCTTAATATAGCTCAAGAAGGCGATGTAATAATACTATCTAATAATAGAGATAGAACACAAGCTATCATGGGAGAAATCATGTACAAATATCTTGCAGATTTCAAAAAAGTAGCTGGAATTGTAATAGATGGTCCAATAAGAGATATTGATGTTATATCAAAGTCTAATTGTCCAATATATGCTACAGGCACTACTCCAGGTGGCCCATATAAAGAAGGTCCTGGTGAAGTAAATGTACCTATATCTATAGGCGGAATTGCTGTTAATCCAGGAGATATAATATTAGGAGACCAAGATGGTGTAATTGTAATTCCTAAAAATGATGCAGTAGACCTTATTGATAAAGCAGAAGCAAATGCTCAACAAGACCATGCTAAAGTGGTAAAAGCTTCTGAAGGAACTGCAAATAGAGAATGGGTAAAGGAAACATTAGAAAAAAAAGGTGTACAAATTATAGATGATGTTTACAGAGTTTAG
- a CDS encoding ABC transporter substrate-binding protein, whose product MKKKLSILLLASLIIISLVGCTSNPPEKQTKEEANVVAKVTALKGPTGMGMVKMIGDENDKKEKDYEFSIANSVDEITPKLVNKELDIAAIPANLSSVLYNNSNGEIETLAINTLGVLYIIENGNSIKSVDDLKGKTIYSSGKGSTPEYVLNYILKENGIDPTEDVNIEYKSEHTECLAALLNDKEGIALLPQPFVTTALTKSDNLRVALDLTKEWDTLNKDKNSESALVTGVVVARKEFIDKYPEKVKSFLEEYKKSVDFTNNNIEEASKLIEENEIVPAQIAKQAIPKCNITFIEGNTMKDKLSGYLQVLYDANPKSIGGKMPGEDFYYTQEN is encoded by the coding sequence ATGAAAAAGAAATTATCAATATTATTACTGGCATCATTAATAATAATTTCACTGGTAGGGTGTACATCAAATCCACCAGAAAAACAAACAAAAGAAGAAGCTAATGTAGTTGCAAAAGTGACAGCACTAAAGGGACCTACAGGAATGGGAATGGTCAAGATGATTGGTGATGAAAATGATAAAAAAGAAAAAGATTATGAATTTTCAATAGCAAATTCTGTTGATGAGATTACACCTAAGCTTGTTAACAAAGAGCTAGACATTGCTGCTATTCCAGCAAATCTGTCATCTGTCTTATATAATAATAGTAATGGTGAAATAGAAACACTGGCTATTAATACTTTGGGAGTTTTATACATAATTGAGAATGGTAATTCTATAAAAAGTGTTGATGATTTAAAAGGAAAAACGATTTATTCTAGTGGTAAAGGCTCTACTCCTGAATATGTTTTGAATTACATATTGAAAGAAAATGGAATTGACCCAACTGAAGATGTCAACATAGAATACAAATCGGAACATACAGAATGTTTGGCAGCATTATTAAATGACAAAGAAGGAATAGCACTACTTCCCCAACCTTTTGTAACAACAGCTTTGACTAAGAGTGATAACTTAAGAGTAGCTTTGGATTTGACAAAAGAATGGGATACTTTGAATAAAGATAAAAATAGTGAAAGTGCTTTAGTAACAGGAGTTGTCGTTGCACGAAAAGAGTTTATTGATAAGTACCCTGAAAAGGTTAAAAGTTTCTTGGAAGAATATAAAAAATCAGTTGATTTTACAAACAATAATATAGAAGAAGCTTCAAAACTTATTGAGGAGAATGAAATAGTTCCAGCACAAATAGCAAAGCAGGCAATCCCAAAATGTAATATAACATTTATAGAAGGTAACACAATGAAAGATAAATTAAGTGGATACTTACAAGTACTTTATGATGCTAATCCAAAGTCAATAGGAGGAAAGATGCCAGGTGAAGATTTCTACTACACTCAAGAAAATTAG
- a CDS encoding ATP-binding cassette domain-containing protein, producing MKSITIYSGKNKLGDTEDFESLTFYRGHIYSIVGNTGSGKSRLIKDIEQFVNKDSLTNRKVVIDNVEVAIEERNKFSTNLISHLSQNMRFVLDSTVEEFLVIHKECKNNTSVSIKEVLDVANSITAEPISLSQDLTSLSGGQTRALMIADVALISNNPIVLIDEIENAGINKNVALDILLKSDKLIFIVTHDPHTALIAEKRIIMKNGSIFKVINKTEEEKEILGKLKDIYEFQIECQYKLRKGETLYEKC from the coding sequence ATGAAAAGTATAACTATATATTCTGGAAAAAATAAACTTGGTGATACAGAAGACTTTGAATCACTAACTTTTTATAGAGGTCACATTTATTCTATTGTGGGCAATACTGGTTCTGGTAAAAGTAGGCTAATCAAAGATATAGAGCAGTTTGTCAATAAAGATTCTTTGACTAATCGGAAAGTAGTCATTGATAATGTGGAAGTTGCCATTGAGGAAAGAAATAAATTTTCTACAAATCTCATTTCTCATCTTAGCCAAAATATGAGGTTTGTCCTTGATTCTACGGTTGAAGAATTTTTAGTTATTCATAAAGAATGTAAAAACAATACTTCTGTTTCAATAAAAGAAGTATTAGATGTAGCAAATTCCATAACAGCAGAACCTATTTCCCTATCTCAAGACCTTACATCATTGAGTGGGGGACAGACACGTGCCTTAATGATTGCAGATGTTGCTCTTATTTCAAATAATCCTATTGTTTTGATAGATGAAATAGAGAATGCTGGAATAAATAAAAATGTTGCTTTAGACATCTTATTGAAAAGTGATAAGTTGATTTTTATAGTTACACATGACCCTCATACGGCACTTATAGCAGAGAAACGTATAATAATGAAAAATGGTTCAATCTTCAAAGTAATCAATAAGACTGAAGAAGAAAAAGAAATCTTAGGCAAACTTAAAGATATATATGAATTTCAAATAGAATGTCAATATAAATTAAGAAAAGGAGAGACTCTTTATGAAAAATGTTAG
- a CDS encoding Crp/Fnr family transcriptional regulator, with protein MNEKEVLINSKLFSERYIVEDKIKAKSYKKGQFISDFFDKEYYVGVVKTGQVSIYCISSDGTEVNMSILKEGDVFGISNIFDEESLDTVLKCKSDVYVVFYPKKCFIDMMKLDISVALEYSRYCNRKIQFLLRKIEFLNIQSSKKKVIEYLLEKTSKNDTILLECSKDELSKRISVSRASLYRELQSLQNENCLELGKKCIKILNKEKLTQILYEI; from the coding sequence TTGAATGAGAAAGAAGTACTAATAAATAGTAAGTTATTTTCTGAAAGATACATTGTAGAAGATAAAATAAAAGCAAAAAGTTATAAAAAGGGTCAATTTATAAGCGATTTTTTCGATAAAGAATATTATGTAGGTGTAGTTAAAACAGGACAAGTATCCATCTATTGTATATCAAGTGATGGAACTGAAGTTAACATGTCTATTCTAAAGGAAGGAGATGTTTTTGGAATTTCTAATATATTTGATGAAGAATCATTAGATACTGTACTAAAGTGCAAAAGTGATGTTTACGTAGTTTTTTATCCAAAAAAATGCTTTATAGATATGATGAAGTTGGATATTTCTGTTGCTTTGGAGTATTCAAGATATTGTAATAGAAAAATACAATTTTTACTGAGAAAAATAGAGTTTTTAAATATACAATCTAGTAAAAAGAAAGTTATTGAATACTTACTAGAAAAAACTAGTAAAAATGATACTATATTATTAGAGTGTTCTAAAGATGAATTAAGCAAAAGGATTAGTGTAAGTCGAGCATCTTTATATAGAGAATTACAATCATTACAAAATGAAAATTGTTTAGAGCTTGGTAAAAAGTGTATAAAAATATTGAATAAAGAAAAGTTAACACAAATTCTATATGAAATATAA
- a CDS encoding hydroxyacid dehydrogenase, producing MGWKILLPQEIMQEGRDYLESRGHELVTGSGMETKDIINDIKGIDAIIVRLSKITREVFEAADNLKVIVRHGAGFDTVDLDAAKEFGVQVLYCPVANSTSVAEVTLMYMLYCSRNYTKVRKSFIDDYYKAKLRTPKCELDGKTVGIIGCGNIGSRVAKMCMDGFNMKIIAYDPYKSSKDFPKGIEVTRDISKIYKESDFVSVHCPTTSVTKHFIGKEQFSMMKETAFFINAARGSVVDEQALYEACKDSIIAGAGLDVLQQEPVDSKNPILYLDNVVVSPHIGAATKEATNRASLHSAIGVNEVFEGKNPTWPVKSIDWDNATIYND from the coding sequence ATGGGTTGGAAAATATTATTACCACAAGAAATAATGCAAGAAGGAAGAGATTACTTAGAAAGTAGAGGTCATGAACTAGTAACTGGTTCAGGTATGGAGACTAAAGATATAATAAATGATATAAAAGGAATTGATGCAATTATAGTTAGGTTATCTAAAATAACGAGAGAAGTATTTGAAGCTGCTGATAACTTAAAAGTAATCGTACGTCATGGAGCAGGATTTGATACTGTAGATTTAGATGCAGCAAAAGAATTTGGTGTTCAAGTATTATATTGTCCAGTAGCAAATAGTACTTCTGTTGCAGAAGTAACACTAATGTATATGCTATACTGCTCTAGAAATTATACAAAGGTAAGAAAAAGCTTTATAGATGACTATTATAAAGCTAAGCTAAGAACTCCTAAATGTGAACTTGATGGAAAAACTGTAGGAATTATTGGATGTGGAAACATAGGTTCAAGAGTTGCTAAGATGTGTATGGATGGATTTAATATGAAAATAATAGCATATGACCCATATAAATCATCTAAAGACTTCCCAAAAGGTATCGAGGTAACTAGAGATATAAGCAAGATATATAAAGAAAGTGATTTTGTTTCTGTTCACTGTCCAACAACTTCTGTTACTAAACATTTTATAGGAAAAGAACAGTTTAGTATGATGAAAGAAACAGCATTTTTTATAAATGCAGCAAGAGGAAGTGTTGTAGATGAACAAGCTTTATATGAAGCATGTAAAGATAGTATTATAGCAGGTGCTGGTTTAGATGTGTTGCAACAAGAACCAGTAGATTCTAAAAATCCTATATTGTATTTAGATAATGTTGTAGTATCTCCTCATATAGGAGCAGCGACTAAAGAAGCTACTAATAGAGCCTCTTTACATTCTGCAATTGGAGTTAATGAGGTATTTGAAGGTAAAAATCCTACTTGGCCAGTAAAATCAATAGATTGGGACAATGCAACTATATACAATGATTAG
- a CDS encoding sigma-70 family RNA polymerase sigma factor yields the protein MKKSFYELIISSRRNSVEDLQEILFAFEPLLKKLSKFLHYEEGNTDLIIFFIELLKKMDLEKFNMKNDGVIVKYIHTSLRNKTFELSKKYSKGKFKFVEFDENILNINIQLNKCFFEESICFYEYVFKELYGIQRKVIFYKYLKGYSDKEISVKLKISRQAVNKAKNRAFKKIKEDYGKYLNL from the coding sequence ATGAAGAAATCTTTTTATGAATTAATTATTTCATCAAGAAGAAATTCAGTAGAGGATTTACAAGAAATTTTATTTGCTTTTGAACCTTTATTAAAAAAACTTAGTAAATTTTTACATTATGAAGAGGGTAACACAGATTTAATAATATTTTTTATTGAACTACTAAAAAAAATGGATTTAGAAAAATTTAATATGAAAAATGACGGTGTAATAGTCAAATATATTCATACATCATTGCGCAATAAGACTTTTGAACTGTCTAAAAAATATTCTAAGGGAAAATTTAAATTTGTAGAATTTGATGAGAATATATTGAATATTAATATTCAGTTAAATAAATGTTTTTTTGAAGAAAGTATTTGTTTCTATGAATATGTTTTTAAAGAATTATATGGTATTCAAAGGAAAGTTATTTTTTATAAATATCTAAAAGGCTATTCTGACAAAGAAATATCTGTAAAATTAAAAATATCAAGACAAGCTGTTAATAAAGCTAAAAATAGAGCCTTTAAAAAAATAAAAGAAGATTATGGCAAGTATTTAAATCTGTAG